A genomic stretch from Methanosarcinales archaeon includes:
- a CDS encoding AarF/ABC1/UbiB kinase family protein codes for MAKRYGTIIDILIKYEFGHLVDQMGLKPFKSVIKTRFKSYTEPKGVQLTGPERARLVLEELGPTYVKLGQILSMRPDLIPIEYANEFEKLQDTVQPFDFEDIESLIKEELGAPIDEIFREFGHEPIAAASIGQVHRAKFHDGKDVVVKVQRPGIKTIIEADLDIIYSIARFAEEHIHDVRLYRPVAIIDEFSRSIHAELDYTWEARNIDRFSNNFKDDPNIYIPEVYWDFSSERILTLEYIKGIKGNDFNKIDELGLDRNQIATYGAKAFIKQVFEDGFFHADVHPGNVFIMDDGKIALIDFGMVGHLSNKIRNALIDGLIATSKGDVEQYVGILRDLDVITEEVNITALTADLEYLLAKYYGRSLKQLDAPAMTVEMISLLRKHQAKVPASIALLSKGVVTISGFGTQMDPDFNITVLVEPYAKKMMSDRLRPRTLAVGISKDIWNLTRTLHKVPTQVSHILSSAEKGYVNVKFEQHGLDRIVKEMDTASNRLSFSLIISAIIVGSSLIIQTGMEPYIWGMPVLGLFGFLIAGFFGMGLVVHILKYGRM; via the coding sequence ATGGCAAAACGGTATGGTACAATCATTGACATACTCATCAAATATGAGTTTGGACATCTCGTGGACCAGATGGGGCTTAAGCCGTTCAAATCAGTCATAAAAACGAGATTTAAAAGTTATACTGAACCAAAAGGTGTTCAGTTGACCGGACCTGAACGGGCACGACTGGTTCTTGAAGAACTGGGTCCCACCTACGTAAAACTCGGGCAGATTCTTAGTATGCGGCCAGATCTTATTCCAATTGAATATGCAAACGAGTTCGAAAAACTCCAGGATACTGTGCAGCCATTTGATTTTGAAGACATCGAGAGTTTGATAAAGGAAGAACTGGGAGCACCCATAGATGAAATATTCAGGGAATTCGGACATGAGCCAATTGCAGCAGCATCAATCGGACAGGTTCACCGCGCAAAATTTCATGACGGTAAAGATGTTGTGGTCAAGGTACAACGACCCGGGATTAAGACAATCATCGAGGCAGATCTGGATATTATTTACAGTATAGCCAGATTTGCTGAAGAACATATCCACGATGTAAGACTTTATAGACCAGTTGCGATCATTGATGAGTTCTCAAGGTCAATCCATGCCGAATTGGATTATACCTGGGAAGCCCGCAACATCGATCGGTTTTCAAACAATTTCAAAGATGACCCCAATATCTATATTCCAGAAGTATACTGGGATTTCAGTAGCGAACGCATCCTTACGCTTGAATACATTAAAGGAATCAAAGGTAACGATTTTAACAAGATAGACGAGTTAGGGCTTGACCGGAACCAGATTGCCACATACGGTGCAAAAGCCTTTATCAAACAGGTATTTGAGGATGGTTTCTTCCATGCCGATGTGCATCCTGGAAATGTGTTCATAATGGATGACGGGAAAATTGCATTGATAGATTTTGGTATGGTCGGACATCTATCAAATAAGATTCGAAATGCACTTATTGATGGACTCATTGCAACAAGCAAAGGTGACGTTGAACAATATGTGGGGATACTCAGAGATCTTGATGTGATCACGGAAGAAGTTAACATAACAGCATTAACTGCCGACCTTGAATACTTGCTGGCCAAATATTATGGCAGGTCTTTAAAACAACTGGATGCACCTGCCATGACTGTTGAAATGATTAGTCTCCTACGAAAACACCAGGCTAAAGTTCCGGCATCCATTGCGTTGCTTTCAAAAGGTGTGGTCACGATCAGCGGATTCGGTACCCAGATGGATCCTGACTTCAATATAACCGTACTTGTAGAACCTTATGCAAAGAAAATGATGTCAGACCGCCTGCGTCCCAGAACGCTAGCAGTCGGCATATCTAAGGATATATGGAACCTCACCCGCACATTGCATAAGGTACCAACGCAAGTATCGCATATCCTCTCCTCTGCTGAAAAAGGATATGTGAACGTGAAGTTCGAACAACACGGACTTGACAGGATTGTTAAGGAAATGGATACTGCAAGCAACCGATTGTCATTTAGCCTGATTATTTCAGCGATTATTGTAGGTTCATCCCTGATAATCCAGACTGGCATGGAACCGTATATCTGGGGTATGCCGGTACTCGGTTTATTTGGCTTTTTAATAGCCGGTTTTTTCGGAATGGGACTTGTGGTCCACATACTTAAATACGGGCGGATGTAA
- a CDS encoding 3-isopropylmalate dehydratase large subunit — MTSDNLTITEKIFSRTTGKPVRAGEFVMASIDCAMTHDITGPLAVQGFREIMQGQPDPKVWDPDKIVILFDHQVPADSLNAAANHIMLRKFAKEQGITNYDVFEGVCHQVVPEKGWIKPGYLAVGSDSHTCAYGSLGAFATGVGSTDMAAVLATGKLWFKVPQTFRFEVNGKLSKHVYSKDIILHLIEDVGAEGARYMAAEYGGEAIQNLDISQRMTISNMAIEMGGKAGIIEPDEVTENYLKERIPGFTLDPNWKSDEDCEYARYRDYNVSDLPPQVACPHNVDNVKSVEEVEGTHIDQVLVGSCTNGRFEDIKIVADIMGDEPVARGVRLLVIPASRTEYMKVLRAGLVEQFMEAGAIVESPCCGPCMGGSFGLLGDGEVGLATSNRNFQGRQGSAKAFVYLSSPATAGASALTGEITDPRKV, encoded by the coding sequence ATGACCTCTGATAATCTCACTATCACAGAAAAGATATTTTCAAGAACTACCGGCAAACCTGTAAGGGCCGGGGAGTTCGTCATGGCCTCCATAGACTGCGCCATGACCCACGACATTACAGGCCCCCTGGCAGTCCAGGGTTTCAGGGAGATCATGCAGGGCCAACCTGATCCCAAGGTCTGGGACCCTGACAAGATCGTGATCCTGTTCGACCACCAGGTACCTGCCGATTCCCTGAACGCCGCAGCAAACCACATCATGCTCAGGAAATTTGCAAAAGAACAGGGTATTACCAACTATGATGTCTTTGAAGGGGTCTGCCATCAGGTAGTGCCAGAGAAAGGCTGGATAAAGCCCGGATACCTGGCAGTGGGTAGCGACAGCCACACCTGCGCGTACGGGTCGCTGGGTGCCTTTGCTACAGGCGTTGGCAGTACCGATATGGCTGCAGTGCTGGCCACTGGCAAGCTGTGGTTCAAGGTTCCCCAGACCTTCAGGTTCGAAGTGAACGGAAAATTGTCAAAGCATGTGTACAGCAAGGACATCATCCTGCATCTGATAGAAGACGTAGGTGCGGAAGGGGCCAGGTACATGGCAGCAGAATACGGCGGGGAAGCCATTCAAAATCTTGATATCAGCCAGCGCATGACCATCAGCAACATGGCCATCGAGATGGGCGGCAAGGCAGGTATTATCGAGCCTGATGAGGTTACTGAAAATTATCTCAAGGAGCGCATCCCTGGCTTTACCCTTGACCCGAATTGGAAGAGCGACGAGGATTGTGAGTATGCCCGGTACCGCGATTACAATGTTTCAGACCTGCCCCCACAGGTAGCGTGTCCCCATAATGTGGATAATGTAAAATCCGTGGAAGAAGTGGAAGGCACCCACATAGACCAGGTATTAGTAGGATCATGCACCAACGGCCGCTTCGAAGATATCAAGATCGTGGCAGACATCATGGGTGACGAACCTGTGGCAAGAGGCGTTCGCTTGCTTGTCATCCCTGCATCCCGGACAGAATACATGAAAGTACTGCGAGCAGGACTTGTGGAGCAATTCATGGAAGCAGGTGCTATTGTGGAAAGCCCGTGCTGCGGGCCCTGCATGGGCGGCAGCTTCGGTCTTTTGGGTGACGGCGAGGTGGGCCTGGCCACATCCAACCGCAACTTCCAGGGCAGGCAGGGCAGTGCCAAAGCCTTCGTCTATCTTTCATCACCGGCCACAGCCGGAGCTTCGGCTCTGACAGGCGAGATCACAGATCCGAGAAAAGTTTAA
- a CDS encoding DUF4332 domain-containing protein → MTFIINLRQNLENLRVAKGIEESSLIEVRGAIDHVEAELHNKDIQITALTDNFNTIISDKVVIELEKNVLSDKIAGLLKEKAELENNIQILQRNREKIPSKSLITTFRQSLDSMAHELNEPDSKANYIISSMDVKLRTNLSLQDNELQFQLPKPDDIIPPENLSTIEFTIRSSPKDDLSEYLEVPDLTGMTTEEAKYAISNAGFRQGTISEKGSNSPQGMVIDQLPSAGSLTLPDALIDITISKIVYVEMPNIVGLDIDSAQDILANSWLEVGGITEQASKSTPGTVLNQSIEAGTTSIVGSLVDIVVSAKKIVEVPGLVGKKLDMAQYLISSANLKIGNIVKQVSDEKADTILNQDPQAGIKIVEGEHVDLIVSTTEALKVPDVTGKIINMARTMLESKELRIGRIIKRSSTLKTGIIIDQNPVAGTDAEPGMPVDLVLASQDIEMIEGIGPERGSKIRETGILTIKDLAAADAETVGELVGKSTADKFISMAKLIDNTSKLGSLGIERQSAELLVKAGRIDSIDKLKNANADDLYNIMKEAIASGKVEVPADYSLKKDDVKRWVESAQ, encoded by the coding sequence ATGACGTTCATTATTAATCTTCGGCAAAACCTGGAAAATCTCAGGGTAGCGAAGGGAATTGAAGAATCAAGTCTCATAGAAGTGAGGGGGGCAATTGATCATGTGGAAGCTGAACTTCACAACAAAGATATCCAGATAACAGCCCTCACAGATAATTTCAACACGATCATTTCTGATAAAGTAGTTATCGAACTGGAGAAAAACGTCCTGTCAGATAAAATTGCCGGATTGTTAAAAGAAAAGGCAGAGCTTGAGAATAATATCCAGATACTCCAGAGGAACCGGGAAAAAATCCCCTCTAAAAGCCTTATAACTACATTCAGGCAGTCCCTGGATAGTATGGCCCATGAATTGAACGAGCCAGATTCAAAAGCAAATTACATTATCAGCAGCATGGATGTGAAACTCAGGACAAACCTTTCACTTCAGGATAATGAACTACAATTCCAGTTACCAAAACCTGACGATATCATCCCTCCTGAAAATCTCAGTACTATTGAATTCACCATCAGGTCAAGCCCGAAAGATGATCTTTCCGAATATCTTGAAGTCCCCGACCTTACCGGAATGACCACTGAGGAAGCCAAATATGCAATAAGCAATGCAGGTTTCAGGCAAGGTACAATCAGTGAAAAAGGTAGCAATTCACCCCAGGGTATGGTCATTGACCAGCTCCCTTCAGCTGGTTCATTAACCCTTCCAGACGCCCTTATAGATATAACGATCTCAAAGATAGTGTATGTGGAAATGCCCAATATCGTTGGACTGGATATTGATAGTGCTCAAGATATTCTGGCAAACAGCTGGCTTGAGGTGGGAGGAATTACTGAACAGGCATCAAAATCCACACCTGGAACGGTCCTGAACCAGAGTATTGAAGCGGGAACCACTTCAATTGTTGGTTCCCTTGTGGACATTGTAGTATCAGCAAAAAAGATCGTAGAAGTTCCAGGACTTGTTGGAAAAAAACTGGACATGGCACAATACCTGATAAGCTCAGCCAATCTTAAAATAGGAAATATTGTAAAGCAGGTCAGTGATGAAAAAGCAGATACAATTCTTAATCAGGATCCACAGGCAGGTATAAAGATCGTGGAAGGTGAACATGTAGACCTGATAGTCTCAACCACTGAAGCCCTGAAAGTCCCGGATGTTACCGGGAAAATTATCAACATGGCCAGGACCATGCTGGAAAGTAAGGAATTGAGAATTGGAAGGATTATAAAACGTAGCAGTACACTTAAAACAGGTATTATAATAGACCAGAATCCTGTCGCGGGTACAGATGCTGAACCGGGCATGCCTGTGGACCTGGTATTGGCAAGCCAGGACATTGAAATGATCGAAGGGATCGGTCCTGAAAGAGGCTCTAAAATAAGGGAAACAGGTATTCTTACCATCAAGGACCTTGCTGCTGCGGATGCCGAAACTGTAGGTGAGCTGGTGGGAAAAAGCACTGCAGATAAATTCATTTCCATGGCAAAACTTATTGACAATACATCCAAGCTTGGGAGTCTAGGGATTGAGAGGCAATCTGCCGAACTCCTTGTAAAAGCTGGCAGGATCGATTCGATTGATAAGCTAAAAAATGCTAATGCCGATGATCTGTATAATATCATGAAAGAAGCGATTGCTTCAGGTAAAGTCGAGGTTCCCGCGGATTACTCACTTAAGAAAGATGATGTGAAACGCTGGGTGGAATCAGCACAATAG